One window of Bacteroidia bacterium genomic DNA carries:
- a CDS encoding class I SAM-dependent methyltransferase, translating to MEKLTLCPICSHSEFKPFMKLKDHSISKEDFYLVQCNGCGLLLTNPRPDERQIGPYYESQEYVSHSDTKEGIINRLYQMVKSYTIGRKVEMVGSLSPSKNILDVGCGTGDFLGACKSAGWKVQGVEPNNSARSLVESKFQFQPQPEFVKENYESGSIGVITMWHVLEHVHRLDYYLSSYYELLEKNGVLIIAVPNYTSYDAAYYKDFWAAYDVPRHIWHFSPDTIMQLCKRYGFEMKGVHPMWFDSFYVSMLSEKYKSGGNIVKAFLIGFISNLKALLNSGTCSSQIYVFVKR from the coding sequence ATGGAGAAATTAACCCTCTGTCCAATCTGTAGTCATTCGGAATTTAAGCCATTTATGAAGCTTAAAGATCATTCCATCAGCAAGGAAGATTTTTACTTGGTTCAGTGCAATGGTTGTGGACTGTTACTTACCAATCCTCGTCCGGATGAAAGACAAATTGGACCATATTACGAAAGTCAGGAGTATGTTTCACATTCTGACACGAAAGAGGGAATTATTAACCGTCTCTACCAAATGGTAAAATCGTATACCATTGGAAGAAAAGTGGAAATGGTGGGATCTTTATCTCCTTCAAAAAATATTTTAGATGTAGGTTGTGGCACCGGCGATTTTTTGGGTGCTTGCAAATCGGCAGGATGGAAGGTTCAAGGAGTAGAACCAAATAATTCAGCAAGATCTTTAGTTGAATCTAAGTTTCAATTTCAACCCCAACCTGAATTTGTTAAGGAGAACTATGAATCAGGTTCTATAGGTGTAATAACGATGTGGCATGTGTTGGAGCACGTACATCGTTTGGATTATTATTTGAGTTCGTATTATGAATTATTGGAAAAAAATGGAGTGCTGATTATAGCAGTTCCTAATTATACTTCTTACGATGCTGCTTATTATAAAGATTTTTGGGCGGCTTATGATGTTCCTCGTCACATATGGCATTTTTCTCCCGATACCATAATGCAACTTTGCAAGAGATATGGTTTTGAAATGAAAGGAGTTCACCCAATGTGGTTCGATTCCTTTTATGTTTCGATGTTAAGTGAAAAGTATAAGTCGGGCGGTAATATTGTAAAAGCTTTTTTAATCGGATTTATTTCTAACCTGAAAGCACTGTTGAATTCAGGTACTTGTAGTAGCCAAATTTATGTTTTTGTTAAAAGATAG
- the tnpA gene encoding IS200/IS605 family transposase, whose amino-acid sequence MANTFSKIYIQLVLTVKGRQSLINPQWEKDLYKYITGIVQNKGQKMLAINGMPDHLHLFIGMNPDCNLSDLVREIKKSTNVWINTNGLTPSKFYWQIGFGAFSYAESEKSRVIRYIENQKEHHSKKSFQAEFMALLEKFEVPYKKEYLFEWQ is encoded by the coding sequence ATGGCAAATACATTTTCAAAAATTTACATTCAATTAGTCTTAACTGTTAAAGGGCGGCAATCATTAATTAATCCGCAATGGGAAAAGGACCTTTATAAATACATTACCGGAATTGTTCAAAATAAGGGGCAGAAAATGTTGGCAATAAATGGTATGCCAGACCATCTGCATTTATTCATTGGAATGAATCCAGATTGTAATCTTTCTGATTTGGTAAGGGAAATAAAGAAATCCACCAATGTTTGGATAAATACAAATGGGTTGACCCCTTCTAAGTTTTATTGGCAAATTGGGTTTGGGGCTTTTTCATATGCAGAATCTGAAAAGTCTCGTGTGATTCGTTATATTGAGAATCAAAAGGAGCATCATTCCAAAAAATCTTTCCAAGCGGAATTCATGGCCTTATTAGAAAAGTTTGAAGTTCCTTATAAAAAGGAATATTTATTCGAATGGCAATGA
- a CDS encoding ABC transporter ATP-binding protein/permease has translation MSENTGKAFDMKILARVFSYANPYRTQLYTTFVLTIVLAVLGPIRPMMIQYTIDNYVAQFDLSGLRLMVVVMLALLLLEGVLQFYYSWLTNFLGQAVILDVRTKLFSHIAHLRLKYFDNTAIGTLVTRVISDIETLADVFSEGFLVIIGDILRLVVAVVVMLMVDWRMTLISISTVPLLLLSTRWFKNAIKSSFQDVRNAVSSLNAFLQEHITGMSIIQIFNREKEELEAFKLINANHRDANNRSVWAYSVFLPVVEVLSAISIGLVVWWGAKHVLEGNASPGSIVAFIMYINMLFRPMRDLADKFNTLQMGVVSSERIFKVLDTEEFIENNGEKNASDIHGEIRFKEVWFAYNAEDWVLKGVDFSVGKGEKLAIVGATGAGKSSIINLLTRYYEYNKGQILVDGHNIREYELASLRQNIAAIPQDVFLFSGSIADNISLLNQDISMHDMEQAAKAIGAHDFIEKLPGSYLFDVKERGNMLSVGQRQLIAFVRAYVYNPKILILDEATSSVDTESEWLIQSALEKLTQGRTSIIIAHRLATVQFADRILVMDKGEIVEQGSHAELMQKENGAYRRLFELQFKKEESLKLI, from the coding sequence GTGAGCGAAAATACCGGTAAAGCATTCGATATGAAGATTTTGGCAAGGGTTTTTTCCTATGCCAATCCTTACCGAACGCAATTGTATACCACTTTTGTATTAACCATTGTTTTGGCTGTATTGGGGCCCATTCGTCCCATGATGATTCAATACACCATCGATAATTATGTGGCTCAGTTTGACCTTTCAGGCTTAAGACTGATGGTGGTGGTAATGTTGGCCTTGCTTCTGCTGGAAGGGGTGTTGCAATTTTATTATTCCTGGCTAACTAACTTTTTAGGACAGGCGGTTATTCTCGATGTCAGAACCAAACTGTTTAGTCACATTGCCCACCTCCGACTTAAATACTTCGATAATACCGCCATTGGAACCTTGGTTACCCGGGTCATCAGCGATATTGAAACCCTGGCCGATGTGTTTTCGGAAGGATTCCTGGTAATTATTGGAGATATACTTCGATTGGTGGTGGCTGTAGTGGTCATGTTGATGGTAGATTGGAGAATGACTTTGATATCCATTTCTACGGTTCCTCTTTTACTGCTATCTACTCGCTGGTTCAAGAACGCTATAAAATCTTCTTTTCAGGACGTTCGAAATGCGGTATCCAGCTTAAACGCATTCTTACAGGAACACATAACAGGAATGAGCATTATCCAAATTTTCAATCGGGAAAAGGAGGAATTGGAAGCTTTTAAGCTCATCAATGCCAACCACCGCGATGCCAATAACCGCAGTGTTTGGGCCTACAGTGTGTTTTTACCTGTGGTAGAAGTTTTATCGGCAATCAGCATAGGATTGGTGGTTTGGTGGGGCGCCAAACATGTGCTGGAAGGAAATGCTTCTCCGGGCAGCATTGTTGCCTTTATTATGTACATCAATATGTTGTTTCGGCCTATGCGCGACCTGGCAGACAAATTCAATACCTTGCAAATGGGCGTGGTGAGTTCCGAAAGGATTTTCAAAGTGCTGGATACCGAAGAGTTTATAGAAAATAATGGCGAAAAAAACGCTTCCGATATTCATGGTGAGATACGGTTTAAGGAGGTTTGGTTTGCTTACAATGCTGAGGATTGGGTGCTGAAAGGCGTTGATTTTTCGGTTGGTAAAGGGGAGAAATTGGCGATTGTTGGTGCAACCGGTGCAGGAAAATCATCTATCATCAATTTATTAACCCGCTATTATGAATACAACAAGGGTCAGATTTTAGTGGATGGCCATAATATAAGGGAGTATGAACTGGCCAGTTTGAGACAAAATATTGCAGCAATACCGCAAGATGTTTTTTTGTTTTCGGGTAGCATAGCCGATAACATTTCATTGCTGAATCAGGATATTTCAATGCATGACATGGAACAGGCTGCCAAGGCTATTGGTGCCCATGATTTTATAGAAAAATTACCTGGTTCATATTTGTTTGATGTTAAGGAAAGAGGAAATATGCTTTCGGTAGGGCAGCGTCAATTGATAGCCTTTGTAAGAGCCTATGTTTACAATCCTAAAATACTAATATTAGACGAAGCAACCTCTTCAGTTGATACGGAGAGCGAGTGGCTAATTCAATCGGCATTGGAGAAGTTAACCCAAGGAAGAACCAGTATTATTATCGCCCATCGTTTAGCAACAGTTCAATTTGCCGACCGTATTTTGGTAATGGATAAAGGCGAAATTGTGGAGCAGGGAAGCCATGCCGAACTCATGCAAAAAGAAAATGGCGCATACAGGAGATTGTTTGAATTACAGTTTAAAAAAGAAGAATCGCTAAAGCTTATTTAA
- a CDS encoding glycosyltransferase family 4 protein, with the protein MKQKVIIIGPAYPLRGGGLASFNERLARQFQSQGFDTTIYTFSLQYPGFLFPGKSQYSTEAPPKDLDIRVRINSVNPLNWISVGKELRQLKPDCVVVRYWLPFMGPCLGTILRLVRGNKHTKIVCIADNVIPHEKRPGDVAFTRYFVKPVHAFITMSEKVWKDLKGFSAAPSRLVVHPLYDNFGIALEKGRARDYLKLPKDKKIVLFFGFIRQYKGLDILFRSMKILKERGSDIHLLVAGEFYEDRKPYDELVKELEIGEKLILRTEFISDSEVQYYLSAADFVIQPYRNATQSGVTPLAYHFEKPMLVTRVGGLPDSVVDGYSGLIAEPNPESIADRMEELYRLGESHFLPHLCEEKKKYSWKVLVDSIVELAQTSK; encoded by the coding sequence ATGAAACAAAAGGTGATAATTATTGGACCGGCTTATCCACTTAGGGGTGGTGGCTTAGCTTCGTTTAATGAACGATTGGCCAGGCAGTTTCAAAGTCAGGGTTTCGATACCACCATTTACACCTTCTCTTTGCAATATCCCGGTTTTTTGTTTCCGGGTAAATCGCAGTATTCAACCGAGGCCCCTCCTAAGGATTTAGATATCCGGGTAAGGATAAACTCAGTTAATCCTTTGAACTGGATTTCGGTTGGAAAAGAGCTTAGACAACTTAAACCTGATTGTGTAGTGGTGCGCTATTGGTTGCCTTTTATGGGTCCGTGCTTAGGAACTATTTTACGCTTGGTAAGAGGAAACAAACACACCAAAATTGTTTGTATTGCCGATAATGTTATTCCGCACGAGAAGAGACCGGGCGATGTGGCATTTACCCGGTATTTTGTAAAACCTGTTCATGCCTTCATTACCATGAGCGAAAAAGTATGGAAGGATTTAAAGGGTTTTAGCGCTGCCCCATCTCGTTTAGTGGTTCATCCTTTGTACGATAATTTTGGAATAGCCTTAGAGAAAGGACGTGCCAGGGACTATTTAAAGTTGCCAAAAGATAAAAAGATAGTGTTGTTTTTTGGTTTTATCAGACAATACAAAGGTTTGGATATCTTGTTCAGAAGCATGAAGATTTTGAAAGAAAGAGGAAGCGATATTCATTTGTTGGTAGCCGGAGAGTTTTATGAAGACCGTAAGCCATACGATGAACTGGTGAAAGAGCTGGAAATTGGGGAGAAATTAATTTTACGTACCGAATTTATTTCGGATAGCGAGGTGCAATATTATCTGAGTGCCGCAGATTTTGTCATTCAACCTTATCGAAATGCCACCCAAAGCGGAGTAACCCCATTGGCCTATCATTTTGAAAAACCTATGTTGGTAACCCGTGTAGGTGGTTTGCCCGATTCGGTAGTGGATGGTTATTCCGGTTTAATTGCCGAACCCAATCCGGAATCGATAGCCGACCGTATGGAAGAGTTGTACCGATTGGGAGAAAGTCATTTTTTACCCCATCTTTGTGAAGAGAAAAAAAAGTATAGTTGGAAAGTATTGGTGGATAGTATAGTTGAACTAGCCCAAACAAGCAAATGA
- a CDS encoding aquaporin, protein MRILPFRELLAEFLGIFIIVFFGTGAVLVMQNGSPVTHQGVSLVFGLAVSIAIICFAGISEAHFNPAVTISAVIAHRFPKEKALQYIAMQCAGAFAASFSLKCLFENSFCLGATLPNAGVEKSFFLEYVMTFVLIFAAGRAGKLQQSGAFITGIIAGAVVAIEAVFGGPLSGASMNPARSLAPAILSGCTDGLWIYMLAPCLGALTAFLLGNFIDKQVHQV, encoded by the coding sequence ATGCGTATTTTACCTTTTCGCGAATTATTGGCCGAGTTTCTCGGAATTTTCATCATTGTTTTTTTCGGTACAGGAGCTGTTTTGGTCATGCAAAACGGGAGTCCGGTTACTCACCAGGGTGTTAGCTTAGTTTTTGGTTTAGCGGTAAGCATTGCTATCATTTGCTTTGCCGGAATAAGTGAAGCCCATTTTAATCCGGCAGTTACCATTTCGGCGGTTATTGCCCATCGTTTCCCAAAGGAAAAAGCCTTACAGTATATTGCAATGCAATGTGCCGGTGCATTTGCGGCAAGTTTTAGTTTAAAATGCCTGTTTGAAAATTCATTTTGTTTAGGTGCTACCTTGCCGAATGCCGGAGTGGAGAAATCGTTTTTTTTGGAATATGTGATGACTTTTGTTTTGATTTTCGCAGCCGGAAGGGCGGGAAAGTTACAGCAATCGGGAGCTTTTATTACCGGAATTATTGCCGGCGCAGTTGTGGCTATTGAAGCGGTTTTTGGCGGACCCTTAAGTGGAGCTTCGATGAATCCGGCCCGTTCACTGGCTCCGGCCATTTTATCGGGTTGTACCGATGGACTTTGGATTTATATGCTTGCCCCTTGTTTAGGCGCATTAACCGCCTTCTTATTGGGAAATTTCATTGACAAGCAAGTCCACCAGGTCTAA
- a CDS encoding alkaline phosphatase D family protein, translating into MKKLLPLAFTAILTSASALIAQTGMDVNSPMRAFVSQDLEPFFHGVASGDPLSDRVILWTRFTPDNQTSVTINWKVCTDTTMSTIVSQGTTTTDATRDFTVNVDADGLQPNTWYYYQFEESGRKSLIGRTRTLPVGDVDSLRFGIASCANWEDGFFNAYKELADRNDLDAIIHLGDYIYEYATGGFSSSVGGRTNLPENEIITLSDYRTRYSQYHLDKDLLWLHQNYPIISVWDDHEVANNAWINGAENHTEGTEGVYADRKAAAEQAHAEWVPIRMPEPGNNEKIWRRFQWGDLINLNAIDSRHYAREIQLSASDPLTNDTNRTMLGHDQLDWLITGLETSTARWNVLANQVMMGPLKALGQVVNTDQWDGYPVEREKIWNTVINNNVSNFVVLTGDIHTSWDMDLPGANYDAATGQGSVGVEFVGTSITSQSSPIGIPGGTALISAFNPHIKYADLSKKGYMILDVNKTRTQCDHVYVSTVTDTVYTATPSTFFYTLNGERWLREGNEASVGNINPPQPPRPTQDEPSGINEAKPILLGSFPNPFTDKFYLQYFSAKACPVSIRLMDIQGNLLMSDDRQLTQSGIQYWEVNAGILPAGTYVVDLVVGDKTFSRKVIKR; encoded by the coding sequence ATGAAAAAACTTTTACCACTTGCCTTTACGGCTATTTTAACCTCCGCTTCGGCACTAATTGCTCAAACCGGGATGGATGTTAATTCGCCCATGAGGGCCTTTGTAAGTCAGGATTTAGAGCCCTTTTTCCACGGTGTTGCTTCAGGAGACCCGCTTTCAGATCGAGTTATTTTATGGACTCGCTTTACTCCGGATAATCAAACTTCGGTGACCATCAATTGGAAAGTTTGTACCGATACAACGATGAGCACCATAGTATCGCAAGGTACAACTACCACGGATGCTACCAGAGATTTTACCGTGAATGTTGATGCCGACGGATTGCAACCCAATACTTGGTATTATTATCAATTTGAAGAAAGCGGCAGAAAGTCTTTAATTGGTCGTACCCGTACCTTACCGGTTGGAGATGTAGATAGTTTGCGTTTTGGAATTGCTTCCTGTGCAAACTGGGAAGATGGATTTTTTAATGCCTATAAAGAATTGGCCGATCGCAATGATTTGGATGCCATTATTCATTTAGGTGATTATATTTACGAATATGCCACCGGAGGATTTAGTTCAAGTGTTGGCGGAAGAACGAATTTGCCTGAAAATGAAATTATTACCCTAAGCGATTACCGCACCAGGTATTCGCAATACCATTTAGATAAAGACTTGTTATGGCTTCATCAAAACTATCCTATTATTTCGGTTTGGGACGACCATGAAGTGGCCAACAATGCCTGGATTAATGGTGCAGAAAACCATACAGAAGGAACCGAAGGTGTTTATGCCGACAGGAAGGCAGCAGCAGAACAAGCGCATGCCGAATGGGTTCCAATTCGAATGCCGGAGCCCGGAAACAACGAGAAAATCTGGCGTCGTTTTCAGTGGGGAGATTTAATTAATTTGAATGCCATCGACTCTCGCCATTATGCCCGTGAAATTCAATTGAGCGCCTCAGATCCATTAACCAATGACACCAATCGTACCATGTTGGGCCACGACCAATTGGATTGGCTAATTACCGGATTGGAAACCTCCACAGCACGTTGGAATGTACTAGCTAATCAGGTGATGATGGGCCCTTTAAAAGCCTTAGGACAAGTAGTAAACACCGACCAATGGGATGGTTATCCGGTGGAAAGAGAAAAAATTTGGAATACGGTAATTAACAACAACGTTTCAAACTTTGTAGTTTTAACCGGCGATATTCACACCTCTTGGGATATGGATTTGCCGGGTGCTAACTACGACGCCGCTACAGGCCAAGGCTCAGTTGGTGTTGAATTCGTAGGAACCAGCATTACTTCGCAAAGCTCGCCTATTGGTATTCCGGGTGGAACGGCTTTGATAAGTGCCTTTAATCCACACATTAAATATGCCGATTTGTCTAAAAAAGGCTATATGATTTTGGATGTAAACAAAACAAGAACACAATGTGACCATGTTTATGTAAGTACCGTTACCGATACCGTTTACACTGCCACACCGTCTACCTTCTTTTACACGTTGAATGGTGAAAGGTGGTTGCGTGAAGGCAATGAAGCCAGCGTTGGAAATATTAACCCACCCCAACCTCCACGTCCGACCCAAGATGAACCAAGTGGAATTAATGAGGCTAAACCTATCCTTTTGGGAAGTTTTCCAAATCCATTTACCGATAAATTTTACCTTCAATATTTTAGCGCCAAAGCTTGTCCGGTTTCAATCCGTTTAATGGACATTCAGGGTAATTTATTGATGAGCGATGATCGTCAATTAACCCAAAGCGGAATTCAATATTGGGAAGTTAATGCAGGTATTTTGCCGGCAGGAACCTATGTAGTTGATCTGGTTGTTGGAGACAAAACATTTAGTCGCAAAGTGATTAAAAGGTAA
- a CDS encoding D-sedoheptulose 7-phosphate isomerase, with protein MKEEIKQLMQASADVKLKLVQDAELQERLAQAIELVCVAFESGKRVYFCGNGGSAADAQHLAAEFTGRFYKNRKALPAEALHCNTSYITALANDFSYDDIYAHLVDGIMQESDVLVGLSTSGNSPNIVKAFEKAKEKGVKTIGFTGEGGGKLKPLSNVLLNVPSGDTPRIQECHILLGHILCELVEARLF; from the coding sequence ATGAAAGAAGAAATTAAGCAACTGATGCAGGCTTCGGCCGATGTGAAACTGAAACTGGTTCAGGATGCTGAATTGCAGGAACGCCTGGCACAGGCTATAGAGCTGGTTTGTGTTGCATTTGAAAGTGGAAAGCGAGTGTATTTTTGCGGAAATGGAGGCAGTGCGGCCGATGCTCAACATTTGGCTGCTGAATTTACAGGCAGATTTTATAAAAACCGTAAAGCATTACCTGCCGAAGCGCTTCACTGTAACACCTCCTACATTACGGCCCTGGCCAACGATTTCAGCTATGATGATATTTATGCCCATTTGGTGGATGGAATTATGCAGGAAAGCGACGTATTGGTTGGATTGAGCACCTCGGGCAATTCGCCTAATATTGTGAAGGCTTTTGAAAAAGCGAAGGAGAAAGGTGTGAAAACCATTGGGTTTACCGGCGAAGGCGGAGGCAAACTGAAACCCTTGAGCAATGTTTTATTGAATGTTCCATCGGGCGATACACCCCGGATACAAGAATGCCATATTTTACTGGGCCATATTCTTTGTGAATTGGTTGAAGCAAGACTGTTTTAG
- a CDS encoding HAD-IIIA family hydrolase, translating into MDFSKIDKTWTLFLDRDGVINYEKRNGYISGWKDYKLYEDALEALAIFAKVFGRIVIVSNQKGVGRGITKLKDLNEITDRLLALVNESGGRIDKVYYAFDIEDAAPNRKPNPGMAWQAKTDFPEIDFEKSIMVGNRLSDMEFAHHAGMYGVFLATTHPETEFPHPWIAVRFGGLGEMAGKVEKVRKEE; encoded by the coding sequence TTGGATTTTAGCAAAATCGATAAAACCTGGACCTTGTTTTTGGACCGGGACGGGGTAATCAATTACGAAAAGCGGAACGGCTATATTTCGGGCTGGAAGGATTATAAACTTTATGAAGACGCTTTGGAGGCCTTGGCCATATTTGCAAAGGTTTTTGGAAGGATTGTTATAGTTAGCAATCAAAAAGGGGTTGGAAGGGGAATTACCAAACTGAAGGATTTGAATGAGATTACTGATCGTTTATTAGCCTTGGTAAACGAATCGGGCGGTCGCATTGATAAGGTTTATTACGCCTTTGATATCGAAGATGCTGCACCCAACCGCAAGCCCAATCCGGGTATGGCGTGGCAGGCTAAGACCGATTTTCCGGAAATTGATTTCGAAAAAAGTATCATGGTAGGCAATCGTTTGAGTGATATGGAATTTGCCCACCATGCAGGAATGTATGGGGTGTTTTTGGCTACAACTCATCCCGAGACGGAATTTCCACACCCTTGGATTGCGGTGAGGTTTGGAGGATTGGGGGAAATGGCTGGGAAAGTTGAAAAAGTGAGAAAAGAGGAGTGA
- a CDS encoding VanW family protein — translation MNRKKELADIHSFSGNLLFKIKCWGLIGIRLFQNFRFPPTRFHDEGRLNLAPVIAVSKSDLWNPFDNEKNWILTAGKVENLRIAAKKIHGIEVKANQVFSFWKQIGNPSIGKGFVIGREIREGCIIPTIAGGLCQLSNALYDAALKANCDIIERHRHTKVIQGSLAEKDRDATVKWNYLDLRFKAMHDFRIEAELNSNHLVIRFRSFNEIEKENSISQLSKPYSKLNDCYSCGNSSCHLHPEPERAKRPKETTTYILDESWPEYDSYLTTIKSKSDVFIVPFKKNKFLQISRYQWISSNGSQAKTTHLPALFRMLAFRLFHKKNPFELGIKFDKKIAEAGAKMIPMDTTHLVISQNLLPFVYNTGVLGGRTFDVFMTRLPLEKLQEKLDYAYLKHPESKTLNDFRANTDLINIENQALTEARQIITSHQEIASIFNHKVNLLPWQIPVSKTKARNGSKILFPASGLGRKGAYIIKRLALDLKFKLIVLGKANEHPGFWNGVETETFGGNWEEVGLVLYPTYIENQPRLLLKTLGLGIPVITTKASGLQEKEGLIITDTENYEDFKNLVITILNKKN, via the coding sequence ATGAACAGAAAAAAAGAGTTGGCGGATATACATTCCTTTTCCGGGAACTTACTTTTTAAAATCAAGTGTTGGGGCTTAATAGGAATACGGTTATTCCAAAATTTTCGCTTCCCCCCTACCCGATTTCACGATGAAGGTCGTTTAAATCTAGCCCCTGTTATTGCCGTTTCAAAAAGTGATTTATGGAATCCGTTTGACAACGAAAAAAATTGGATTCTTACGGCAGGAAAAGTAGAAAACCTGAGAATTGCTGCAAAAAAAATTCATGGTATTGAGGTCAAAGCCAATCAAGTTTTTAGCTTTTGGAAACAGATTGGGAATCCTTCCATTGGAAAAGGATTTGTGATTGGAAGAGAAATTAGAGAAGGTTGCATAATACCAACCATTGCCGGAGGTCTTTGCCAACTTTCGAATGCCCTGTATGATGCGGCCTTAAAAGCTAATTGTGATATCATTGAACGGCATAGGCATACCAAAGTAATTCAAGGATCCTTAGCAGAAAAAGACAGAGATGCTACGGTTAAGTGGAACTATTTGGATTTACGATTTAAAGCAATGCACGACTTTCGAATCGAAGCCGAATTAAACTCAAACCATTTGGTAATTCGGTTTCGAAGTTTTAACGAAATAGAAAAGGAGAATTCCATTTCCCAGCTTTCTAAACCATACTCCAAATTGAACGATTGTTATTCTTGCGGCAATTCAAGTTGCCACCTCCATCCTGAACCGGAAAGAGCCAAGAGACCAAAAGAAACAACAACCTATATCTTGGATGAAAGTTGGCCTGAATATGATAGCTATCTCACTACAATAAAATCGAAATCCGATGTTTTCATTGTACCTTTTAAGAAAAATAAATTCTTACAAATTAGTCGTTATCAATGGATTAGTTCCAATGGGTCTCAGGCTAAAACTACCCATCTACCCGCACTGTTCCGCATGTTAGCTTTTAGGCTGTTCCACAAAAAGAATCCATTTGAGCTAGGAATTAAATTTGATAAAAAGATAGCAGAGGCTGGGGCTAAAATGATTCCTATGGACACCACCCATTTGGTTATTTCTCAAAACCTTCTTCCATTTGTTTACAATACCGGTGTACTTGGAGGAAGAACCTTTGATGTTTTCATGACACGCTTACCATTAGAAAAACTTCAAGAAAAATTGGATTATGCTTATCTTAAACATCCAGAAAGCAAAACACTTAACGATTTTAGAGCGAATACTGATTTAATAAACATTGAAAACCAAGCCTTAACTGAAGCAAGACAAATAATTACATCGCATCAGGAGATAGCGTCAATTTTTAATCACAAAGTAAATTTACTTCCTTGGCAAATTCCAGTTTCAAAAACCAAGGCTAGGAATGGTTCCAAAATTCTATTCCCGGCCTCTGGTTTAGGAAGGAAAGGCGCTTATATAATAAAAAGGCTAGCATTAGATCTCAAATTCAAATTAATCGTACTGGGCAAAGCAAACGAACACCCCGGGTTTTGGAATGGAGTAGAAACTGAAACTTTTGGGGGAAACTGGGAAGAGGTGGGATTGGTTTTGTATCCAACCTACATTGAAAACCAACCAAGATTACTTTTAAAAACCTTAGGATTGGGAATTCCGGTAATTACCACCAAGGCAAGCGGACTACAGGAAAAAGAAGGATTGATTATTACAGATACCGAAAATTATGAAGATTTCAAGAACCTAGTAATTACAATTCTAAACAAAAAAAATTAG
- the wecB gene encoding UDP-N-acetylglucosamine 2-epimerase (non-hydrolyzing) — translation MKILTIVGARPQFIKAGALSRAIKKYPEIQELILHTGQHFDENMSEVFFREMEIPKPDFNLEVNGLSHGAMTGRMLEGIEKVIQEQNPDYVLVYGDTNSTLAGALAAVKIHVPIIHVEAGLRSFNMAMPEEVNRILTDRVSQWLFCPTQTAIDNLKNEGFDHFSSQIVLSGDVMQDAALFYAQKAGPAILNKLGLTPSNYVLSTLHRAENTDDPNRLSQIVDALNTIHNEIPVVLPLHPRTKKIIESQGLHPRFIVIDPVGYVDMISLTSNSRLVITDSGGLQKEAYFFNKFCITTRDQTEWVELVNVGANTLVGADKEHILKAWNTFKNENFTADSSLYGGGKACDTICRALLAGKN, via the coding sequence ATGAAAATATTAACCATTGTTGGTGCAAGGCCACAATTCATAAAAGCAGGAGCTTTATCAAGGGCAATAAAAAAGTACCCTGAAATACAAGAGCTGATTCTCCATACCGGACAACATTTCGACGAAAATATGAGTGAAGTGTTTTTCAGAGAAATGGAAATACCTAAACCCGACTTTAACCTGGAAGTAAACGGGTTATCGCATGGGGCTATGACAGGGCGAATGTTAGAAGGGATTGAAAAGGTAATTCAGGAGCAAAATCCTGATTATGTGTTGGTTTACGGCGATACCAACAGTACCTTGGCAGGAGCTCTGGCTGCTGTAAAAATCCATGTTCCAATTATCCACGTGGAAGCCGGTTTACGTAGTTTTAATATGGCAATGCCCGAAGAGGTAAATCGAATTTTAACCGATCGGGTTAGTCAGTGGCTTTTTTGTCCTACCCAAACCGCTATCGATAACCTGAAAAACGAAGGCTTCGATCACTTTTCATCCCAAATTGTTTTATCGGGCGATGTTATGCAAGATGCAGCCTTGTTTTATGCTCAAAAAGCAGGTCCGGCCATTTTGAATAAACTCGGACTTACTCCTTCCAACTACGTATTGTCTACCTTACATCGGGCCGAGAACACAGACGACCCCAATCGCTTGTCTCAGATTGTAGATGCTTTAAATACCATACACAACGAAATTCCGGTGGTTTTGCCTTTGCACCCCAGAACTAAAAAAATAATTGAAAGCCAAGGACTACATCCTCGGTTTATTGTAATTGATCCGGTTGGTTATGTGGATATGATTAGCCTTACTTCCAATTCCCGCTTGGTAATTACCGACAGTGGAGGTTTGCAAAAAGAAGCCTACTTTTTTAATAAATTCTGCATCACTACCCGCGATCAAACCGAGTGGGTTGAATTGGTGAATGTTGGCGCAAATACCTTGGTTGGTGCCGATAAGGAACATATTTTAAAAGCCTGGAATACTTTTAAAAATGAAAATTTCACTGCCGATTCATCTTTGTATGGCGGAGGTAAAGCCTGCGATACCATTTGCAGGGCATTGTTGGCCGGAAAAAATTAA